The DNA sequence cgcgtcataggaccggagatagacagGAAGTTGTAGTATAAAaggcacatttttatttttcttgtcaaaaatgacaattgtttcactagataagacccttatgcctcgtttgggatcgtttagagtcctttgaaactctgttgaaactgcaattttaaactgttacgtgttggggtccattaaagtcgaTTGAAGTaggaaaaatcctggaatgttttcatcAGAGGGCATCATTTCTTCTCGATTGAACAtggaaagacatcaacattttggatgacatggtggtgagtaaactatcaggattttctttttaagaaaatggactaatcctttacgACCTTGAGATTTGTTCATACCTTTAATATAAAAAGGTTAatctaagtaaaaaaaaaactttttgttgtGCACATGTAAGGAATGTGTACGTTTTGAAATGTATGTTATATTTTCTTTCCACGGTTGTAATAATTGAAAATGTTGTTTTGACACAAATTTCTTGTTCTGTTTTAATATAAGAATACATTACAGGCAACATTGACCCAAATAACTGTTTACAAATGCTTATTGGTTTAAGAAAGTAAAAATCCATCCTAAAACTAAAtcacacttaaaaatactgcggATTGGGGGAATCATTACATGGACTATATACATTGAATAACTATTGAGTACAAGATATACTTATAGGGacgtttcccggacagggtttagattaatccaagactaggccttagttattttaggacatttacatttgttttaacaaacacaccttacaaaaaaactatattggtgtgcatcttgagactaaacaatggcactgatatacagTAAATTCATCTATTATATACTATAGTGCGGTGAGTAAATATCATTCATTCCCTAAATTCCCAATCCTTTCGGAGCGCTCGCATGACGGACCGATTGCCGGTTCGACTCCCACTTAGAGTGTCCTTGAGTAGAGCTGTTAATAATTTcacaataaatgtattataaaggAAGTAAAGTGTTAGCTAATATAAATATCTATGTGTTTATATGTGACTGAAGTAAACCATTAAACTTTAATATTATATGATTATGAAATTCCTCATTAAATTAATCTTTGtgaagttaaaggaatattccatttacctaaaagaaaaatccagataatttactcaccaccatgtcatccaaaacgttgatggcgtatcacgaccggatctagacgagaagttgtggtttaaaagtggatattttttatttttcttgtcaaaaatgacaatcgtttcgctagataagacccttacgcctcgtttgggatcgtttatagtcatttgaaactccgttgaaaagaacggttaagtgttgagttaagtattaaatgttgggctctattaaagtccattaaaatgagaaaaatcttgcaatgttttcctcaaaaaacataatttcttctggactgaaaaaaaaagacatcaacattttggatgacatggcggtgagcaaaccatctggaccTTTTTccaagaaaattgaatattcctttaacagttaCAATTATCTATTTCTGACTACACAATACATGTGCCatttaaaacaatcaaattaacctataaaacatcttacattTTGAGATTTAAGACTACTGTGAGGTTATCCTAACATTAAGAACATTTGAGAACTTTCTTAAGAAGATTTTTTGAGAACACAAAATattcttaactttttttcttaaaggagcatttcacccgtggagacattcatctttattgaaagtgcgtcatatttgtagtcgaaacgtaacatacatttcaaatttggtgcctatttgaccaagaaaaggggtgtttgtagtatcaccccctcaacaaagatattggacttcctgctttcaatgacgcaaaatgatgattttacatcattgaaagaaggaagtgcaacactgaaatctgtatttctcctgtcttaGTGGCAACTGAGCAAATGATGCACagccattcaaaaacatgatggGTTCTacctatacaaagcttaatgcaaatgggtgaagtgtccctttaagcttgaatttaagataaaaatggCCGTTAAGAAGAATTTTCTTCTTCAGAATGTTTTGTGAATCTGGCACCAGGTGTGCAACATCCAACCATTCCTCCAGTTTTATTATTTCCTCACACCACTCCAGGATCTCTCCAGCCTCCGAAAGTCATCTCTAGATGCTGTGCCACAGCTAGGGTCAGGTGGTCTTGAAACTTCCCTGCCACCACCTGCACCCCTAAGGGTAATCGCTCTTTACTCAGTCCCAATGGACACTGGGTCACTGGCAGGCCAAGGATGTTCATAATTCCTATGAATGGGTAACAAAATTGAATGGTTTTGAAAGGCTCTTTGAAAATGTTTACTTTGcttcattaaaaaacatttaactttGTACCTTGCACAGTTTTGTTGTACATTAAATCACTCACTGAACTATCACCCAGTTCCTCCCCCTCAGGATAATAAAAACACTCCTTAATAATAGCCATACAGTTTTAGGAATGGATTACACATTTCTATTCAAACTCATTGTGAAAAATTACAAATCAAAGTGGATTGTGGATAAAAGGTATAGGGCAGTGGACcccttggggggggggggcaagtttaagaaatttaataaaatactgGAATTTATCATAATTTCTATGTAactaaacctcagaaaaataagcatagcattttatatattttgtttaattcaaatttaaaGATTGTTTTATATCATGGATTTATACTGGAGGGAGGGGACTTGaagggatgcaccctacacaaCCGCTTTTAGTCCCTTTAATAAACAGTTATGGTAAAAAATTGAACCAATCGCTACCTGTGTAAGCTACGTTTCCAGGAGTGAATAGAGGGTGATGGTGTTTAGGGGCGAGGACAGGATGAGAGGGGTAGAGCAAAACTCCATCTGTTCCCAGTAGCTTATCCATCTCTCTCTGGAGTTCTTCCTTCTGCTTCAGGATAAACGGAGACGGTACGCTGCTCTGAGTCTTCTCAAACAGAGCCAAACCTTGGGAAGCCACAAGGAAACAACATGACATATACAACAGCGTACATTGCTTGTTTAATCCAGaaaagccaaaaatatatatctgtCACTCACTAGCTTAATGTTAAACAAAACATGCTGTGTTGTGAATTGTTGCATTACCAATTGCAGCCACTGTGTGTTCAGATCTTCTAAATATGCTTTTTATCACCTCCCATATGAGCCAAACAGAGCCCCCATCTGCCATAAGCTCAACAAAAGGTCGAGGAGGctgaaatacacacacaaaatcaaACTTGTTGCTTTCAAAACTAGTTGATGAATCGGCTGTtgatatcaaataaataatgtGGCTTTTACAAAAAACTGCTTTTATTGTGTAAGAGTTTGTTTTCAGGTTTTAAACAATAAGGCTAAGCGACAGCTTTCATTTATATGTATACTGGTGATTATATAACTGCAGATTGCATTTGAAAAAAGAtgagtttcccagacagggttcaGATTAATCCAAGACTAGTCCTTAGTTATTtttggacatttaagtagtttttacaaacataccttagaAATAAActttactggtgtgcattttaaaacaaaacaatggcactaatgtatgttaagatatgtcagtgcaagatgctcaaacatgcattttagtctgggactagcaTAAATActgtccggaaaaccacccCTTGCTGTGTGaagtttttttctctgctttttCAAATGGTTTCATTGTCATGTTAAAGgccataaacatataatattttctgtaaaaaaaaaagtctgaattttacatccagtcgcacatgtgcgaccagtaaatttgacctttttttgtgatgtgacactgaatttaaaacagcacattgtactttctgcatctatcatcaagtTTTTATTAGTAATATAGTGTATTACTTAGtagaaatgttaatatttggttagcatgttgatttacggtatgtgcccctaaattttttggttgcgcccctaatattttgctcctagtgaaaaaagttagtctggggCCCTGAAAAGGGgaaaaaattcagattttttttttatttcagacaCTGTCTGGGCGGTTTCCGAGACAGTGCCTaagcctagtcccagactaacttaaatgttagGGTTGTCTTAAtcgaaaacaacttgctctgtcatatcttaaaatatatccgTGTGAGTGTTGTGTctgaagatgcacaccagtaatatttgtttataaattatgcttttaaaaattacttaaatatcctaatttaactaaggtcTAGCCCTGGTTTAAGcttatccctgtccgggaaaccgctccTGATTCCGTGTTGATATATCATACCATGTCAAGTTTTAAGTTTTTgctatttttatgtaaatttgCTTTTACAGGAAAAGAAACTACACACCTTGCCTTCTCTGTCAGGTAAAGCCAAAAATGTATCCCAGATCTGAAAAGCGTACTTGAGCTGAGGAAAACTAACTTCTTTTACCGTAACTCCCAGATCAGCCTCTAAACGTGCAACCAcctgtaaaacaaacaataaaactgCAGTTTTACATATTCCCTATACaaaactgtaaaacattttgaatatgcacattgttttaaacaaataaagtttatttaacaaagttcgggaggaacatggtcatgtaatccaaccaatGTGAAGCAGTCTCTATTTATAGCCATCCTTCACTATTGTCCCGTGACAGATTTGTAACATCCCTAATCCACCCCATCGCTTCACTCACTTATTACCTCTATCCCAGTTAAAGAGGGGGAGTGCTCTGGGTTTGCGCTAAAATTCCAAGCTCGAAGCCCTCCCCTTGGACAGCACGTCAAATTTGCTTAATTATACCATAAGCCTATTGAATGCtttaatctgattggttgagaaatgttccatggggtTGAGCATTCTgtaaattattccttacttatcaTATTAACCTAttaattacatgttaatgcaaacTCGTGAATACTCGTATTTACTGACAGAATAAGGATCACTGTAGCAGTGGTTTTGAAAGACCTCTCACCCTCTTTTGAGCTTCAATGAGCTGATGATCTACTGGCATAGTCACGTGAGATCCACCATCATCTACAATTGTGAAGAAACGCAACTTTTTCAGATCCACCTTGTCAGAGAGGGAGAGTCTGGAAGATTATGAATATCATTTGCAATATAAGAAGCTGAGATTTGATTTCTCTGAATGATATCTTTGTGTTTGGTATTTACTTGTCGGTATTGGGTCCAGCCATTATCTTCAAAAGGGGGAGAAGATCTTCAGCATAGCGGCACATAGGACCGGTGCTCACATAGTCATCTTGAAGACCGGACGTTTCGGGAAACTGACCGTCATTTGACACCACACCTGAAATTGTTTAAAACTCCATTTTAACATATATGCTATACCATCCATACTTTTCTATTAACATACACATGTTGGACACACCTCTTGTTGTTTTGTGGCCAAAAATCCCATTGAAAAAACATGGTATACGGATACTTCCTCCGATATCAGAGCC is a window from the Misgurnus anguillicaudatus chromosome 21, ASM2758022v2, whole genome shotgun sequence genome containing:
- the faah2b gene encoding fatty-acid amide hydrolase 2-B, encoding MALTLGERVEYWLAVLVPRLLLALFRLLSPGRSGGSKRLPPIENPLLTLSAIQLARKIRRREVTSVEVVQAYIDRIQEVNPLLNAVVKDRFSSALLEAAQVDKKIKENNEGEEVLKDRFPLLGVPLSVKESFSLEGMPNATGLISRAKFISSVDSPVVGLLKRAGAIPLGVTNTSELCMWLESNNHLYGITNNPYDLERTCGGSSGGEGSIIGGGAAVIGIGSDIGGSIRIPCFFNGIFGHKTTRGVVSNDGQFPETSGLQDDYVSTGPMCRYAEDLLPLLKIMAGPNTDKLSLSDKVDLKKLRFFTIVDDGGSHVTMPVDHQLIEAQKRVVARLEADLGVTVKEVSFPQLKYAFQIWDTFLALPDREGKPPRPFVELMADGGSVWLIWEVIKSIFRRSEHTVAAIGLALFEKTQSSVPSPFILKQKEELQREMDKLLGTDGVLLYPSHPVLAPKHHHPLFTPGNVAYTGIMNILGLPVTQCPLGLSKERLPLGVQVVAGKFQDHLTLAVAQHLEMTFGGWRDPGVV